One Plasmodium vivax chromosome 13, whole genome shotgun sequence genomic region harbors:
- a CDS encoding hypothetical protein, conserved (encoded by transcript PVX_084905A), translated as MTICSGCGAATDATICCPICLKNNKKIFYCSQECFETNYTEHKKIHYFIKMISSEEMHSKMLERDGSSERHNLPVIILGDERGGERSGENGGEAVDRSPFQAHLAAERANCEVGGNYEVSGNYEVGGNYEVSGNHDVSDLRNLRDHREGGDPYPAGAETKKGPKNSKFEKFENLYRKKNNNKYKTISNNDYLFDDSSEQNEASDNNTYKENHKKSKLSRCMHKLSGYLFCNKYNMMLPYYNDMSVKLDKINLKNAKGKTKLSEKKIQEIKKQIKKKKIFQLTILLVVISIVVILATCVFSYILETSQKNLQINSEILLNKNNAAKNAEIVELKSYINVIEDLRKEISEMKEVLYTHNVFLNKNFNLNRSYNLFNNSSKMKSNPAATHSKKTADKLGSLTSHLFYDNPSSTSDGIYTYGNAEGDGKADHFDSPVHLTQHHYDVNDIHEVSKGTGGEISKHEGGEINLPYRTDEEGEHHHPQMKDLRESFRLNGVENENNTVGGDTPLQNGEVHLGGENASELSGGDPPTSENELVQENVKNFIKNHNMPNNMEQAKISNVIVNEEKPINSKNHMAENNGATGDTQAGEINNAPNENNIHSHEEKLKHKKYTFKADGGEGDNNTERKFVSSKLNKKKQNTI; from the coding sequence ATGACTATCTGCTCCGGGTGCGGAGCCGCGACGGATGCCACCATATGCTGCCCCATATGCCTGAAAAACAACAAGAAGATATTTTACTGCTCGCAAGAATGCTTCGAGACGAACTACACTGAACACAAGAAAATTCACtacttcataaaaatgataagcaGCGAGGAGATGCACAGCAAGATGCTGGAGCGGGACGGCAGCAGCGAGAGGCACAACTTGCCCGTGATCATACTGGGCGACGAGCGGGGCGGCGAGAGGAGCGGCGAGAACGGGGGCGAGGCGGTGGACAGGTCGCCCTTCCAGGCGCACCTCGCCGCGGAGCGCGCCAACTGCGAGGTGGGCGGAAACTATGAGGTTAGCGGCAACTATGAGGTGGGCGGCAACTATGAGGTTAGTGGAAACCATGACGTGAGCGACCTTCGCAACCTTCGCGACCATCGCGAGGGGGGCGACCCCTACCCAGCCGGCGCGGAAACCAAGAAAGGCCCGAAAAATAGCAAGTTCGAAAAGTTCGAAAATTTGTACCggaaaaagaacaacaacaaatataaaactaTAAGCAACAACGACTACCTGTTTGACGACTCTAGTGAGCAGAACGAGGCAAGTGACAACAACACGTATAAGGAAAACCACAAAAAGAGCAAACTGTCCAGGTGCATGCACAAGCTGTCTGGCTACCTCTTCTGCAACAAGTACAACATGATGCTGCCGTACTATAACGATATGTCAGTCAAGCTGGACAAAATTAACTtaaaaaacgcaaaggggaaaactaaactgagcgaaaaaaagatacaggaaataaaaaaacaaataaagaaaaaaaaaattttccaacTCACCATTCTCCTGGTGGTCATATCCATTGTTGTCATTTTGGCTACCTGTGTATTTTCGTACATCCTTGAAACGTCGCAGAAAAATCTCCAAATCAACTCagaaattttgttaaacaaaaataatgctGCTAAAAATGCCGAGATTGTGGAACTGAAGTCCTACATCAACGTCATAGAAGATTTGCGGAAAGAAATTTCTGAAATGAAGGAAGTTCTCTACACacataatgtttttttaaataaaaattttaacctgaacaggtcatacaatttatttaaCAATTCGAGCAAAATGAAGTCAAACCCTGCTGCTACGCATAGTAAGAAGACCGCAGATAAGTTGGGCAGTCTTACTTCGCACCTGTTTTATGATAACCCCTCTTCTACCTCCGATGGGATTTATACTTATGGGAATGCTGAAGGAGATGGAAAAGCGGACCATTTTGACAGCCCCGTTCATCTAACGCAACACCATTATGATGTTAATGATATTCACGAGGTAAGCAAAGGCACCGGTGGGGAGATCTCTAAGCatgaagggggagaaattaATCTTCCCTATCGCACAGATGAGGAAGGAGAGCATCACCATCCACAAATGAAAGACTTGAGAGAATCGTTTCGATTGAACGGTGTAGAAAATGAGAACAACACTGTAGGAGGGGATACCCctttacaaaatggggaggtaCACCTGGGTGGTGAAAACGCCAGCGAACTGAGTGGAGGAGACCCTCCCACAAGCGAAAACGAACTGGTGcaggaaaatgtgaaaaattttataaaaaatcacAACATGCCGAACAACATGGAGCAGGCAAAAATAAGTAACGTAATCGTCAATGAAGAGAAACCCATAAACTCCAAAAATCACATGGCAGAAAATAACGGCGCTACTGGTGATACGCAGGCAGGGGAGATAAACAACGCGCCCAATGAAAATAACATACATAGTCACGAGGAAAAGCTGAAACATAAGAAGTATACCTTCAAGGCGGACGGCGGTGAAGGGGACAACAACACAGAGAGGAAGTTCGTCAGTAGCAAACTCaacaaaaagaagcaaaacaCGATTTGA
- a CDS encoding protein-L-isoaspartate O-methyltransferase beta-aspartate methyltransferase, putative (encoded by transcript PVX_084910A), which translates to MYTLAEDSHKSLIDSLKDRGIIDDDDVYETMLQVDRGKYIQEKPYVDTPVYISHGVTISSPHMHALSLKRLMDVLKPGSRAIDVGSGSGYITVCMAIRTKVLENKDSFVIGLERVKDVANFSIENIKRDKPELLHLDNFKIIHKNIYQVSEQEKEELGLFDAIHVGASASELPQILVDLLAENGKLIIPLDEGYTQVLYEITKHNGQIIKDRLFDVCFVTLKKN; encoded by the exons ATGTACACCCTTGCGGAAGACAGCCACAAGAGTTTGATCGACAGTCTTAAGGACAGAGGCATAATTGACGATGACGACGTGTACGAGACGATGCTACAG GTGGACAGGGGGAAGTACATTCAGGAGAAGCCCTACGTGGACACGCCCGTCTACATCAGCCACGGGGTGACCATATCCTCCCCGCACATGCACGCCCTGTCTCTGAAGCGCCTGATGGATGTGCTGAAGCCGGGGTCCCGGGCCATCGACGTGG GGTCCGGGTCGGGCTACATTACCGTGTGCATGGCCATAAGGACGAAGGTGCTGGAGAACAAGGACTCCTTCGTGATAGGGCTGGAGAGAGTGAAAGACGTGGCCAACTTTTCCAtcgaaaatataaaaagagaCAAGCCAGAGTTACTTCATTTggacaattttaaaattattcacaaaaatatttaccaAGTGAGTGAACAAGAGAAGGAGGAGTTGGGACTGTTCGATGCCATTCATGTGGGAGCATCTGCAAGTGAGTTGCCCCAAATTTTAGTAGACCTTTTGGCGGAGAATGGGAAGCTCATCATCCCCCTGGATGAGGGGTACACGCAGGTTCTGTATGAAATTACCAAGCACAACGGGCAAATAATAAAGGATAGGCTCTTCGACGTTTGCTTCGTCACTCTGAAGAAGAATTAG
- a CDS encoding hypothetical protein, conserved (encoded by transcript PVX_084915A), which translates to MEKGGRAAKRSPRTELNEIDRELFGEEELEILQRGHGGSDEDRQSDEENLADSELLAVNQEDFIILEGVSSNESATSGQSNEGKSDSDVQLVQEEASPKAATPHRKGTAKQKKPLEEVSPKAATPQRKGTAKQKTPLEDAEEQENQLSSENVWNFLQLREKNIKKKIEENKLITHMLCWVSHLQFLNETCNNKFAQALIYSVYVNYQKGRDSKLYRDPIYLFMFIKSTFELVLDGKSWVSGEHHVTSNLRGSILFRLLRCIQRRKGNNILINLIFICLCRCLNIPSRICLTLPGLKTEIDVGQDKRLLKRCCGEYHADFSRSVFYRHFLNSVSEGSSDEGIADEDNVASCADGGPQDSRNSRDGRDDDVVLIEKEEFLQRGVNSYMGTFKQGESAKSGKGSRKGVKDETAQFNIFCECYSTSFNKWVSFFFCFNVYYFNFVNFSKYDSSVAHEDKAFHILLPLPKNPEEIKTFRTQRRAGAPGGFARALFMRRGSRGESGSDSGSEVGSENDGERGSGARVGRGRRPIDGPHSGQKHKEEKEAEGEGCASTPERSSPPLGGPLPAGRGTPSRSNNLGNSKFQILSDDHGGKMYIERDNKFFIVDKKSKRVVRIAYLETPPEGFHQGGVHQEGVHQEGVHQEGVHQEGVHQEGVHQEGVHQEGVHQEGVHQEGVHQEGLHQGSYHPESLRQESYHPGSFHTEGKKSSRGGRRTKGGREPPLYDFEREEENSEIVYSLANMYSSGGKRNLLLNQIRELRVANSKLRGDANSAGMGREMLEYGEITYDRMANPVKASSLEGKYIKTFINSRVYKFLYSLDHYNLYLCINRYGVVRDVSVRHKLRYSGGGSGQGIDQRGGHRIGQRSRGNSSNAIIKGDSHCNAVRNHFRRLAYQINKKKYNDFEQALDKLDDEYLYNLYVTNMIPTEKTDFLKSSYYILKSMLKKNQVIYPNVPVGLFKGENVYLKENFYNLVRREYLENKHYYISDAERPLSYEFDEYSKVKVPLYAQFQLRRRAEAAASRRAETGLESGTNVARSGNSDGNGNSNTNTDLTEGAGPPGEEENFDYIYSRKDKLHVLKTKLFAHLKASNIIELNDEDVCICNVKLKYVIKHLRGVIPYKIVYNNSYFFNKFRKRPNVPTDADKIIIKKKHMPQFKNLYIPQKQTQDEFLLIDKTKQIKNLWKVLCKSILYEQVNKKAVQDRARARAIYRMKEFNTDVDRYFQI; encoded by the coding sequence ATGGAGAAAGGCGGGAGGGCGGCAAAGCGGTCGCCGCGGACCGAGCTTAACGAAATTGATCGGGAGCTGTTCGGCGAGGAGGAGCTGGAGATCCTGCAGAGGGGACACGGGGGCAGCGATGAGGATCGTCAAAGCGATGAGGAGAACCTTGCGGACAGCGAACTGTTAGCGGTGAACCAAGAGGACTTTATCATCTTAGAAGGAGTCAGCAGCAATGAGAGTGCCACGAGTGGCCAAAGTAACGAGGGGAAATCCGACTCAGATGTGCAGCTCGTCCAGGAGGAGGCCTCGCCCAAGGCAGCAACCCCCCACAGGAAAGGCACCGCTAAGCAAAAGAAGCCCCTGGAGGAGGTCTCACCCAAAGCAGCAACCCCCCAGAGGAAAGGCACCGCTAAGCAAAAGACCCCCCTGGAGGATGCAGAGGAGCAGGAAAACCAACTCTCCAGCGAAAACGTGTGGAACTTCCTCCAactgagggaaaaaaatataaaaaaaaaaattgaagaaaataagCTAATCACGCACATGCTCTGTTGGGTAAGTCACCTGCAATTCTTAAACGAGACGTGCAACAACAAGTTTGCCCAAGCGTTAATATATTCTGTGTATGTGAAttaccaaaaggggagagacAGCAAGTTATATAGGGACCCGATCTACCTATTCATGTTTATAAAGAGTACCTTCGAACTTGTGCTTGATGGGAAGTCTTGGGTATCTGGAGAGCACCACGTGACGAGCAACCTTCGTGGATCCATCCTCTTCCGCTTGCTGCGGTGTATACAAAGGAGAAAGGGAAACAATATACTAAtcaatttaattttcatttgccTTTGTAGATGCCTAAATATCCCCAGCCGCATCTGCTTAACGCTGCCCGGCTTGAAAACCGAAATCGACGTTGGGCAGGATAAGCGGCTTTTGAAGAGGTGCTGTGGGGAATACCACGCTGACTTTAGCAGGAGTGTTTTTTACCGCCATTTTTTGAACTCGGTTAGCGAAGGGAGCAGCGACGAGGGGATCGCTGACGAGGATAACGTGGCTAGCTGTGCTGATGGAGGCCCCCAGGACAGCCGCAATAGCCGCGATGGGCGCGATGACGATGTGGTTCTTATCGAGAAGGAAGAAttcctccaaaggggggtgAACAGCTATATGGGCACTTTCAAACAAGGGGAGAGTGCAAAGAGTGGGAAAGGCTCCAGAAAAGGGGTGAAAGACGAAACAGCccaatttaacattttctGCGAGTGCTACTCCACCAGCTTCAACAAGTGGgtgtccttcttcttctgctttaACGTTTATTACTTTAACTTTGTTAACTTTTCCAAATACGACAGCTCCGTTGCCCATGAGGATAAGGCGTTTCACATTTTGCTCCCCCTGCCCAAGAACCCCGAAGAGATAAAAACGTTCCGGACGCAGCGCAGGGCCGGCGCCCCGGGCGGCTTCGCGCGCGCGCTCTTTATGCGCAGGGGAAGCCGCGGCGAAAGCGGCAGTGATAGCGGTAGCGAAGTGGGCAGTGAAAACGACGGTGAGCGTGGGAGCGGCGCCCGAGTGGGGAGGGGAAGACGTCCAATAGATGGTCCACACAGTGGACAGAAGCATaaggaagagaaggaggCGGAGGGGGAGGGCTGTGCGAGCACCCCGGAAAGAAGTAGCCCACCCTTGGGAGGACCCCTCCCCGCGGGAAGAGGCACCCCCTCGAGGAGCAATAACTTGGGTAACTCGAAATTTCAAATTTTGAGCGACGACCATGGGGGGAAGATGTACATCGAGAGGGACAACAAGTTTTTTATCGTCGACAAGAAGAGCAAGCGGGTGGTTCGGATTGCCTACCTGGAGACGCCCCCAGAGGGCTTCCACCAAGGGGGCGTCCATCAAGAGGGCGTCCATCAAGAGGGCGTCCATCAAGAGGGCGTCCATCAAGAGGGCGTCCATCAAGAGGGCGTCCATCAAGAGGGCGTCCATCAAGAGGGCGTCCATCAAGAGGGCGTCCATCAAGAGGGCGTCCATCAAGAGGGCCTCCACCAAGGGAGCTACCACCCGGAGAGCCTCCGTCAAGAGAGCTACCACCCGGGGAGCTTCCACacagaagggaaaaaatcatCCAGGGGAGGTAGGCGGACGAAGGGGGGGCGGGAACCCCCCCTGTACGACTTCGagcgggaagaagaaaacagcGAAATAGTCTACTCGCTAGCGAACATGTACAGctcaggggggaagcggaatTTGCTCCTAAACCAGATCAGGGAGTTGCGTGTAGCCAATAGCAAGCTACGGGGAGATGCCAACAGCGCCGGCATGGGGAGGGAGATGCTGGAATACGGGGAGATCACTTACGACAGAATGGCGAACCCTGTGAAGGCATCTTCACTCGAGGGGAAATACATAAAGACATTCATCAACAGCAGAGTGTATAAATTTCTCTACAGCCTGGACCATTACAATTTGTACTTGTGTATTAATCGGTACGGCGTCGTGCGGGATGTGAGTGTGCGGCATAAGTTGAGGTATAGcggcggggggagcggtcaGGGAATCGATCAGCGAGGCGGGCATCGAATTGGCCAGCGAAGCCGGGGAAACAGCAGCAATGCCATCATCAAGGGAGACAGCCACTGCAACGCCGTGAGGAACCACTTCCGACGACTTGCCTaccaaattaacaaaaaaaaatacaatgaCTTTGAACAGGCGCTTGACAAATTGGACGATGAGTATCTATACAACCTGTATGTAACCAACATGATACCGACGGAGAAAACAGATTTTCTCAAGTCCAGTTATTATATACTGAAATCCATGCTGAAGAAGAACCAGGTGATTTACCCGAATGTGCCCGTCGGGCTGttcaagggggaaaatgtctatttgaaggaaaatttttacaacctGGTGAGGAGGGAGTACCTGGAAAATAAGCACTACTACATTAGCGATGCGGAGAGGCCGCTGAGCTACGAGTTCGATGAGTACAGCAAGGTGAAGGTGCCGCTGTACGCGCAGTTTCAGCTGCGGAGGCGAGCAGAGGCGGCGGCGAGCAGAAGGGCGGAGACCGGCCTGGAAAGCGGCACGAACGTTGCGCGAAGTGGCAACAGCGATGGCAATGGCAATAGTAATACCAATACGGATCTCACGGAAGGGGCgggcccccccggggaggaagaaaacttCGACTACATCTACAGCAGGAAGGACAAGCTGCACGTGCTGAAAACGAAGCTGTTTGCACACCTGAAGGCGAGCAACATCATCGAGCTGAACGACGAAGACGTGTGCATCTGCAACGTCAAACTGAAGTACGTCATTAAGCACCTGCGGGGAGTCATCCCCTACAAAATTGTCTACAACAactcctatttttttaataaatttcgCAAAAGGCCAAATGTACCAACGGATGCTgacaaaattataattaaaaaaaaacatatgccacaatttaaaaatctgTACATACCACAAAAACAAACGCAGGATGAATTTTTACTAATTGATAAAACGAAGCAAATCAAAAACCTGTGGAAGGTACTCTGCAAGAGTATCCTCTACGAGCAGGTGAACAAGAAGGCCGTCCAGGACAGGGCCCGCGCCAGGGCCATTTACAGGATGAAGGAGTTCAACACGGACGTCGACCGGTACTTTCAAATTTGA
- a CDS encoding hypothetical protein, conserved (encoded by transcript PVX_084920A), with translation MAERGKSAKRFIQKGAREGEAKRSKGEEQIGGEEEEQIGGEEEEQIGGGEDDQISGTEDAQHTDRDDQSDEVGTAASRQADGTRKSPEKAQAALNEDIKKCIEKRIPNVSRNLQVDVCVAIPSSIINNRSDVIKSYLTSYLARIFTVFAVARVYIYDDQMGSERDGRHERRDSHEQREQQLKRGNSSHSTALPQKTHEREKTPHSDRDGSNHQRKRPISQSSSHEGGEGENPPPEYSYLCQYLHYNLQYLETPQYLRKHLFPITHFLKHSGIMNPVDAPHHLRSDEWLPFREGVVIKKKSNGVIVDVGLFAHAHIENVHHVDIGTRVTVLFHPNSFLLFQRRNADVLFSGKLINPGTPKLYNLYWGYSVELLKRLSDVFDLDVDYIVGTSERGRFMGEVADAVRGVSSILIVFGNKQGLEDLLIKEREEQKKKSYAVEKRSKVLSKMLKKFHLFVNTCPHQTSRTIRTEEAIAITLSLFHSILV, from the exons ATGGCGGAGAGGGGAAAGAGTGCGAAGAGGTTCATTCAGAAGGGGGCAAgggagggggaggcgaaGCGCTCCAAGGGGGAAGAGCAGATTGgcggtgaggaggaagagcagaTTGGCggcgaggaggaagagcagaTTGGCGGCGGGGAGGATGACCAGATTAGCGGTACGGAAGATGCTCAGCATACCGATAGGGATGACCAGTCTGACGAGGTGGGAACCGCCGCTTCCCGCCAAGCAGATGGCACGAGGAAGAGCCCCGAGAAGGCTCAGGCAGCACTCAATGAAGACATAAAGAAGTGCATAGAGAAAAGAATACCAAACGTCAGCAGGAACTTACAAGTGGACGTTTGCGTTGCCATCCCCTCCTCCATTATAAACAACAGGAGCGACGTAATAAAGTCCTACTTGACGAGCTACTTGGCGAGGATATTCACCGTTTTTGCGGTCGCGAGGGTGTACATATACGACGACCAGATGGGGAGCGAGCGGGATGGGCGGCATGAGCGGCGTGATTCGCATGAGCAGCGTGAGCAGCAGCTGAAGAGGGGCAACTCCAGCCATAGCACTGCCCTCCCGCAGAAGACGCACGAACGGGAGAAGACCCCCCACAGCGATAGGGATGGCAGCAATCATCAACGAAAGAGACCAATCAGTCAGTCATCTTCAcatgaaggaggagaaggagaaaaccCCCCCCCAGAATATTCCTACCTTTGTCAGTACCTACACTACAACTTGCAATATTTGGAGACGCCCCAATATTTGAGGAAGCACCTATTCCCCATAACtcactttttaaaacactCAGGGATAATGAACCCTGTGGATGCTCCCCATCACTTGAGAAGCGATGAGTGGCTTCCATTTCGCGAAGGAGTTGTAATAAAGAAGAAGTCAAATGGAGTCATTGTGGACGTTGGGTTGTTTGCTCATGCACATATAGAAAACGTTCACCACGTGGACATTGGGACGAGAGTGACCGTTCTGTTTCATCCCAACTCGTTTCTCCTATTCCAGAGGAGAAATGCggatgttttattttcaggAAAATTAATCAACCCGGGTACTCCAAAGCTGTACAATTTGTATTGGGGGTACTCCGTCGAGCTGCTAAAACGGCTGAGCGATGTCTTTGACCTGGACGTGGACTACATCGTGGGCACCTCCGAGCGGGGGCGCTTCATGGGAGAGGTGGCCGACGCGGTCAGAGGAGTCAG CTCCATCCTCATCGTGTTCGGAAACAAGCAGGGGCTGGAGGACCTGCTCATCAAGGAGCGCGaagagcagaaaaaaaaaagctacgcCGTGGAGAAGAGGAGCAAAGTTTTGAGCAAAATGCTGAAGAAGTTCCACCTATTCGTTAACACGTGCCCCCACCAGACCTCCAGGACAATACGGACGGAGGAGGCCATCGCGATAACGCTGTCGCTGTTTCATAGCATTCTCGTGTAG